The window TTCGCCGACCACCTTTTCGGCATACCTCCACACCGTTCTTCAAGGTCTGCAGGCTTTGAAAATAGAAGAAGGCGCCAAGGTTATCAGAAAGAACGTTGAAGCCTTGCAAAAACATATAATATTGTACGAAGAATATATGCGAAAACTAGGATCTAGCCTCTCCACGACTGTAAATCATTATAATACTGCTTCTAAGGAATTTGGGAAAATAGATAAGGATGTGGTTAAAATTACCGGAGGAGAATCTGCCATCGAACCGATAATGATCGAAAGGCCGGAAATTGAATAATCGATTGGAATTAAATATCAATGGGGCAATATGATTTTAGATAAAGAAAAAAGAATAGCAGGAATTAAAAAAATATCCAGCAGGAGTATTGCTGGTTTTTTTGGCCAAGAATTTTGGAAGAGTTCTCTGATCCATTGGCTTTTGATAGGCACTTTATTTCTTGACGCAGTAAGTTGGGGATTACTCATTTTTTATATTCGTCCCATTGACCTTCCTATGGTTCTTCATTATAATGTTTATCTTGGGGTCGATATCATTGGAGATTGGTGGCAAGTGTATTTTTTGCCGATTATATCCAACTTATTTTTGCTGGTAAACACCATTTTAGCTTATCTTTTCTATCAAAAAAAAGAGAGATTGGCCGCCTACATTTTTCTGCTGGCTTCATTTTTTGTTGAGGCGGGAATACTTATTGCCATAGCGGGACTGTTGATGATAAATTATTAAAAAGTTTATAAAGTTTTTAAAGTCCGTGAAGTCAAAAGACCAAAACCCGCGATAAATACAAGATCATAATTTCTTTATAAACTTTATGGATTTTATGAACTTTAGATTATTATTTTATGTTTTCTTTTCCTAATCCCAAAACTGAAATTCCGAGTGAGCACAGGATTCAAAGAATGCTAGAAGTTATCCCGGGAACTTTAACCTGGCTGACGCTTATCGGAATCTTTGCCCTATCATATTTGCTTCCCATCTGGATGGCTGTTTTTATTATTGCATTCGACATTTATTGGATTCACCGGACGATTTTCATTTCCTTCTATTCAATTCTGGCTTACAGAAAACTTAGGGAAGGAAAGAAAATAAATTGGTGGGACAGGTGCCAAAATATCGCCAATCCTGAAAAATATTCTATTGAGATAAAAGATAGAATTAAATTAATGAAAAAAGTCTTGAAAAACGGAATGAATTATGCTGAAAAAAGAAAACTAAAAAAAGAGATAAAAAGGCTAAAAAAATATTATTTTGAAGTTGTAAAGCTCGGAAAAATGAAAAATCAGATCTGGGATTGGAGAAAAATTGTCCATGTGGTTCTTCTCCCGACGGCTAATGAATCGTCAGAAATTATTGAGCCGGCCATTCAGGCGATTTTAGACAGTAATTTTCCCAAATCCCAAATTATTATTCTTCTGGCCGCAGAAGAGAGAGAACCGGAAAAGCAAAGAATGGAAAAAGTGAATTATCTTAAAAACAAATTTGAGGGGAAATTTAGGGACTTTTTAGTGACAACTCATATTGTTAAGGATGATGAAATGAAATGCAAAGCTTCCAATGCGACTTTTTCCGCCAAATACTTAATGAAATACCTTGATGAAAAAAATATTGATTATGAAAAAGTAATTTTCTCAAATTTTGATTGTGATAGCGTTTGCCATCCTGAATATTTTGCAGCGCTGACATACGCATACATAACCGATCCCAAAAGGCTTCAGCAGTCGTATCAGCCGCTTCCGATGTATCACAACAATCTTTGGGATACCAACGCTTTTGTGCGAGTTATTGTTACCAGTTCCTCTTTTTGGCATATGTTTCAAAGTACAAGAAGGGAAATGGTTACTTTTTCGTCTCATAGCGAGCCTTTTGCCACCCTAGTCAGAGTAAATTTCTGGCCGATTAATATGATCAGTGAGGACTCGATAATTTATTGGAAGTGTTTTTCTTATTTTCATGGCGATTATAAAGTGAAACCGATTTATCTTCCAATATCCCTGGATGCAGTTTTAGCCGATACATATTGGAAGACGATAAAAAATCAATATAAGCAGAAAAGACGCTGGGCTT is drawn from Parcubacteria group bacterium and contains these coding sequences:
- a CDS encoding glycosyltransferase family 2 protein; this encodes MFSFPNPKTEIPSEHRIQRMLEVIPGTLTWLTLIGIFALSYLLPIWMAVFIIAFDIYWIHRTIFISFYSILAYRKLREGKKINWWDRCQNIANPEKYSIEIKDRIKLMKKVLKNGMNYAEKRKLKKEIKRLKKYYFEVVKLGKMKNQIWDWRKIVHVVLLPTANESSEIIEPAIQAILDSNFPKSQIIILLAAEEREPEKQRMEKVNYLKNKFEGKFRDFLVTTHIVKDDEMKCKASNATFSAKYLMKYLDEKNIDYEKVIFSNFDCDSVCHPEYFAALTYAYITDPKRLQQSYQPLPMYHNNLWDTNAFVRVIVTSSSFWHMFQSTRREMVTFSSHSEPFATLVRVNFWPINMISEDSIIYWKCFSYFHGDYKVKPIYLPISLDAVLADTYWKTIKNQYKQKRRWAYGIENFPVIMRAIAPDKKISFFKKFRTAFEILEGHHSWATSAFILAFLGWLPLFFGGSQFNESVLAHNLPFVTRYLMIIAMSGLISSMFLSFLLLPPRPEKYSKKRYAYMFFQWFLTPIIAPTLGSIPAIESQTRILIKKYFGEFWVTEKIKK